One window from the genome of Eucalyptus grandis isolate ANBG69807.140 chromosome 7, ASM1654582v1, whole genome shotgun sequence encodes:
- the LOC104454335 gene encoding eukaryotic translation initiation factor 3 subunit G gives MAFDRNGSAAPAKPSKLRWGELDEDDGEDLDFLLPPRQVIGPDENGIKKVIEYKFNDDGNKVKITTTTRVRKLAKARLSKSAVERRNWAKFGDAVHEDVGARLTMVSTEEILLERPRAPGTKAEESKVAGDNLAQLGKGGAVLMVCRTCGKKGDHWTSRCPYKDLAQPVETFVDKPAAAEPTSTKGAYVPPSMRAGAERTGTEMRRRNEENSVRVTNLSEDTREPDLLELFRTFGPVSRVYVAIDQKTGLSRGFGFVNFVNKEDAERAISKLNGYGYDNLILRVEWATPRAN, from the exons ATGGCGTTCGACAGGAACGGATCGGCGGCGCCGGCGAAGCCCAGCAAGCTCCGGTGGGGGGAGCTCGACGAGGACGACGGTGAGGATCTGGACTTCCTGCTGCCGCCTCGCCAGGTGATCGGCCCCGACGAGAACGGGATCAAGAAGGTGATCGAGTACAAGTTCAACGACGACGGCAACAAGGTCAagatcaccaccaccacccggGTCAGGAAGCTCGCCAAGGCGCGGCTCAGCAAGAGCGCGGTGGAGCGCCGGAATTGGGCGAAGTTCGGAGACGCGGTGCACGAGGACGTCGGCGCCCGATTGACGATGGTGTCGACGGAGGAGATACTGCTCGAGAGGCCTAGGGCTCCTG GTACTAAAGCTGAAGAATCAAAGGTAGCTGGGGATAACTTGGCTCAGCTTGGGAAAGGAGGTGCTGTTCTCATGGTTTGCAGGACTTGTGGAAAGAAGGGAGATCACTGGACATCGAGATGTCCGTACAAGGACCTTGCTCAACCAGTGGAGACCTTTGTTGATAAGCCAGCAGCAGCAGAGCCAACAAGCACAAAGGGAGCTTATGTGCCCCCGAGCATGAGAGCCGGGGCAGAGCGGACGGGGACAGAGATGAGGCGTAGGAATGAAGAGAATTCTGTCCGTGTAACTAATTTGTCAGAGGACACTCGGGAGCCTGATCTGCTTGAACTGTTCCGCACATTTGGCCCAGTTAGTCGTGTGTATGTTGCGATTGATCAGAAGACGGGTTTGAGCAGAGGTTTCGGCTTTGTCAACTTTGTAAACAAGGAGGATGCTGAGAGGGCGATCAGTAAGCTCAATGGATATGGCTATGATAACCTCATCCTTCGTGTTGAATGGGCAACACCCAGAGCCAACTAA
- the LOC104454336 gene encoding mannose-1-phosphate guanylyltransferase 1 — MKALILVGGFGTRLRPLTLSVPKPLVDFANKPMILHQIEALKAIGVNEVVLAINYQPEIMLNFLKGFEAKLGIKITCSQETEPLGTAGPLALARDKLLDDSGEPFFVLNSDVISEYPLKEMIQFHKAHGGEASIMVTKVDEPSKYGVVIMEESTGQVEKFVEKPKIFVGNKINAGIYLLNPSVLDRIQLRPTSIEKEVFPKIAAEKQLFAMVLPGFWMDIGQPRDYITGLRLYLDSIRKKSSEKLATGPHIVGNVLVDETAKIGEGCLIGPDVAIGPGCVVESGVRLSRCTVMRGVRIKKHACISSSIIGWHSTVGQWARVENMTILGEDVHVGDEIYSNGGVVLPHKEIKSSILKPEIVM, encoded by the exons atgaagGCTTTAATTCTTGTTGGTGGATTTGGGACTCGGCTGAGGCCTCTCACGCTTAGTGTCCCCAAGCCACTTGTTGACTTTGCTAACAAACCAATGATCCTGCATCAG ATAGAGGCACTCAAGGCCATTGGAGTGAATGAAGTGGTTTTGGCTATCAATTACCAACCAGAG ATTATGCTGAACTTCTTGAAAGGCTTTGAGGCCAAGCTTGGGATTAAGATCACATGCTCACAAGAGACTGAGCCTCTCGGAACTGCTGGTCCTCTTGCTCTGGCAAGGGACAAGCTGCTGGATGATTCTGGTGAGCCGTTTTTTGTTCTCAACAGCGATGTGATAAGCGAGTACCCACTCAAAGAAATGATTCAATTCCACAAAGCCCATGGAGGAGAGGCCTCTATAATGGTAACAAAG GTGGATGAGCCATCAAAGTATGGCGTGGTGATCATGGAAGAGTCAACTGGTCAAGTTGAGAAATTTgtggaaaagccaaaaatcttTGTTGGCAACAAAATTAACGCTGGGATATACTTGCTGAACCCATCGGTCCTTGATCGGATCCAGCTGAGGCCTACTTCCATTGAGAAGGAAGTTTTCCCCAAGATTGCGGCCGAGAAGCAGCTCTTCGCAATGGTCTTACCTGGGTTCTGGATGGACATTGGACAGCCGAGGGATTACATCACAGGGCTGAGACTCTATCTTGACTCGATCAGAAAGAAGTCATCAGAGAAATTGGCAACTGGACCTCACATTGTCGGCAACGTCTTGGTAGACGAGACCGCTAAGATTGGTGAGGGGTGTCTAATTGGTCCTGATGTGGCAATTGGTCCAGGCTGTGTGGTTGAATCGGGAGTTAGATTATCTCGCTGCACAGTCATGCGCGGAGTCCGCATCAAGAAGCATGCTTGCATTTCTAGCAGCATCATAGGATGGCACTCGACAGTTGGGCAGTGGGCTCGGGTGGAAAATATGACTATATTGGGGGAAGATGTCCATGTTGGAGATGAAATCTATAGCAATGGAGGCGTCGTCCTACCGCACAAGGAGATCAAGTCTAGCATTTTGAAACCAGAGATCGTCATGTGA
- the LOC104454337 gene encoding uncharacterized protein At2g39795, mitochondrial, with product MAFSSILRRSASSLAPLAARALRSRRSCHSAVFAALNQSRIVAGEPRRGPLPPPRGYSTKRPGSDESLLRVLESEIQCAEEADDHDRVEDAPGGFPFEIEDKPGFQTITLSREYQGEEIKVEVSMPDLVTGEDDGDDNQDDDDEKASQSSIPLVVSVAKGNGQFVEFCCTAYPDEIVIDSLAVKNAENAEDQIAYEGPDFQDLDENLQKAFHKYLEIRGIKPSTTNFLHEYMINKDSREYLMWLKNLKKFVEA from the exons ATGGCCTTCTCTTCCATCCTCCGCCGATCGGCCTCCTCCCTCGCGCCCCTCGCGGCCCGCGCCCTCCGGAGCCGGCGGAGCTGCCACTCCGCCGTCTTCGCCGCCCTCAACCAGTCGAGGATCgtcgccggcgagcctcgccgcggCCCGCTCCCGCCCCCGCGCGGCTACTCCACGAAGAGGCCGGGCTCCGACGAGAGCCTCCTCCGCGTCCTCGAGTCGGAGATCCAGTGCGCCGAGGAGGCCGACGACCACGACCGG GTTGAAGACGCACCAGGTGGATTCccctttgaaattgaagacaagcCTGGATTTCAAACCATTACCCTGTCAAGGGAATATCAGGGTGAAGAGATCAAAGTTGAAGTCAGCATGCCTGATCTTGTAACTGGAGAAGACGATGGTGATGACAACCAGGATGATGACGATGAGAAGGCTAGTCAGTCGAGCATTCCTCTGGTTGTGAGCGTTGCCAAGGGAAATGGGCAGTTTGTTGAATTCTGCTGCACTGCTTACCCCGATGAAATCGTAATTGACAGCTTGGCCGTTAAGAATGCAGAAAACGCGGAAGACCAAATTGCTTATGAAGGGCCTGATTTCCA GGATTTGGATGAGAACCTGCAGAAAGCATTCCACAAGTATTTGGAGATTAGAGGAATCAAGCCCAGCACGACTAATTTCTTGCATGAATATATGATCAACAAAGACAGCAGAGAGTATTTGATGTGGTTGAAGAACCTCAAGAAGTTTGTTGAGGCATAA
- the LOC104454339 gene encoding delta-1-pyrroline-5-carboxylate synthase: protein MPVRTTGTTPRLAEHGTPSMDSTRAFIGDVKRLVIKVGTAVVTRSDGRLALGRLGALCEQIKELNLQGFEVILVTSGAVGLGRQRLRYRKLVNSSFADLQKPQNELDGKACAAVGQSSLMALYDTLFSQLDVTSAQLLVTDHDFKSIEFRKQLSETVQSLLSLTVVPIFNENDAVSTRKAPYEDSSGIFWDNDSLAALLALELKADLLILLSDVEGLYSGPPSDPKSRLIRTYIEKHQGEITFGDKSRVGRGGMTAKVNAAFNAAKAGIPVVITSGYAPENILKVLQGEDIGTLFHRDAHLWARSRDVTAREMAVAARESSRNLQALSSEDRSKILLDIADALEANQEQIMKENEADVAAAEQAGYERSLLARLALKPGKITNLANSIRVLAKMEEPIGRVLKRTELADGLILEKTSSPLGVLLIVFESRPDALVQIASLAVRSGNGLLLKGGKEAKRSNAILHKVITDAIPDSIGGRLIGLVTSRDEIPDLLKLDDVIDLVIPRGSNRLVSQIKESTKIPVLGHSDGICHVYVDKSANMEMANRIIIDAKVDYPAACNAMETLLLHKDLVPADGLNAIVFALRNKGVTLYGGPKVSSLLNIPQAESFHHEYTSMACTIEIVDDVQEAIDHIHQHGSAHTDCIIAEDDEVVETFLQQIDSAAVFHNASTRFCDGARFGLGAEVGISTSRIHARGPVGVEGLLTTRWILRGHGQVVDGDKGVSYTHRDLPIQS from the exons ATGCCGGTTCGTACGACAGGGACGACGCCGCGACTCGCCGAGCACGGGACGCCGAGCATGGACTCCACTCGCGCCTTCATCGGGGACGTCAAGCGCCTCGTCATCAAG GTTGGCACTGCGGTCGTTACCCGATCTGATGGGCGATTGGCCCTTGGAAGGCTAGGGGCGCTGTGCGAACAG ATTAAAGAACTGAACTTGCAAGGATTCGAGGTTATTCTGGTCACCTCCGGTGCTGTTGGCCTTGGCCGCCAGAGGCTTAGGTACCGTAAGCTAGTGAATAGCAG CTTCGCTGATCTCCAGAAGCCACAGAATGAACTTGATGGGAAGGCTTGTGCAGCTGTTGGGCAGAGTAGTCTTATGGCCTTGTATGATACCTTATTCAGCCAG TTGGATGTTACATCAGCTCAGCTTCTTGTCACAGATCATGACTTCAAGAGTATCGAATTCAGGAAGCAACTGAGTGAGACCGTGCAATCGCTGTTGTCCCTGACAGTTGTTcctatatttaatgaaaatgatgCAGTCAGTACGAGGAAAGCTCCATATGAG GATTCGTCTGGCATTTTCTGGGACAATGACAGCTTGGCAGCACTGCTTGCGTTGGAGCTCAAAGCCGATCTTCTTATATTACTAAGTGATGTCGAGGGTCTTTATAGTGGCCCACCTAGTGATCCGAAGTCCAGATTAATTCGCACGTACATAGAAAAGCATCAAGGTGAAATCACCTTTGGAGATAAATCTCGTGTAGGGAGAGGTGGTATGACTGCGAAAGTTAATGCTGCTTTTAACGCAGCAAAAGCTGGCATCCCTGTGGTCATTACCAG TGGGTATGCTCCTGAAAATATCCTTAAGGTTCTTCAAGGAGAGGATATTGGTACTCTCTTTCATCGGGATGCACATTTGTGGGCACGAAGCAGAGACGTCACTGCAAGGGAAATGGCTGTTGCAGCCAGGGAGAGTTCACGGAACCTTCAG GCCTTGTCATCTGAGGATAGGAGTAAAATCCTGCTTGACATAGCCGATGCGCTCGAAGCAAATCAGGAACAGATAATGAAGGAGAATGAAGCTGATGTTGCTGCTGCAGAACAGGCAGGATATGAAAGATCTTTGCTTGCTCGGTTGGCTCTGAAGCCTGGAAAG ATAACAAATCTTGCCAATTCTATTCGTGTACTTGCAAAAATGGAAGAACCAATTGGGCGTGTTTTGAAGAGAACGGAG CTGGCTGATGGGCTTATCCTAGAGAAAACATCATCTCCTTTGGGCGTCCTGCTGATTGTTTTTGAGTCTCGACCTGATGCTCTAGTTCAG ATAGCTTCATTAGCTGTTCGAAGTGGGAATGGGCTACTCTTGAAAGGGGGTAAAGAGGCCAAGCGATCAAATGCCATTTTGCACAAG GTCATTACCGATGCTATTCCAGACAGCATTGGTGGGAGACTAATTGGACTTGTAACTTCGAGAGATGAGATACCAGATTTGCTTAAG CTTGATGATGTTATTGATCTCGTAATACCAAGGGGGAGTAACAGGCTGGTTTCCCAAATCAAGGAATCAACTAAAATACCTGTCCTTGGACATTCCG ATGGAATATGCCATGTTTATGTTGACAAGTCTGCGAACATGGAAATGGCAAACCGCATCATTATTGATGCAAAGGTGGATTATCCAGCAGCCTGCAATGCAATG GAAACACTTCTCCTTCATAAAGATTTGGTGCCAGCTGATGGACTTAACGCAATCGTGTTTGCACTTCGGAACAAAG GTGTTACTTTATACGGTGGACCAAAAGTGAGCTCCTTGCTGAATATCCCACAGGCAGAGTCCTTTCATCATGAGTACACTTCAATGGCATGCACCATCGAAATTGTAGATGATGTTCAAGAAGCCATTGATCACATTCATCAACATGGAAG TGCACACACTGATTGCATCATAGCAGAAGACGACGAAGTTGTGGAAACCTTCCTACAACAAATCGACAG TGCTGCTGTTTTTCACAACGCCAGCACGAGATTCTGTGACGGAGCACGATTTGGATTGGGTGCAGAG GTTGGGATAAGTACGAGTAGAATCCATGCTCGGGGTCCAGTTGGAGTTGAAGGATTGCTAACCACAAGATG GATTCTCAGAGGGCATGGACAAGTGGTGGATGGCGATAAGGGGGTCAGTTACACCCACAGAGACCTCCCCATCCAGTCATAA